The sequence GGCGGTCGCGTCGGTCATCTCGGTGGCGATGAAGCCGGGGGCGACGGCGTTGGCATTGATGCCGTAGGGGCCGAGCTCGATCCCGAGCGTGCGGGTGAAGCCCTGGATCCCCATCTTGGCGGCGGAGTAGTTGGCCTGGCCGCGAGCGCCGAGCGCGTTGACGCTGGAGAGGTTGAGGATCTTGCCGTACTTCTGCTCGACGAAGTGCTTCTGGGCGGCCTTGGTCATGTTGAAGGCGCCCTTGAGGTGCACGTTCATCACGAGGTCCCAGTCGTCCTCGGTCATCTTGAAGAGCAGGTTGTCGCGGGTGATGCCGGCGTTGTTGACCAGGATGTGGATGCCGCCCAGCTCGCTGACGACACGCTCGACCGCTTCGCCGGCAGCCGTGGAGTTGGAGACGTCGCAGCCGACGCCGATCGCCTTGGCACCGTCGGCCAGCTCGAGCCGCTCTGCGGCCTCCGAGGCGGCGCTCTCGTCGAGGTCGAGGATGGCCACCGACGCGCCTTCGCTGGCGAACCGCTGCGCCGTACCGAACCCGATGCCGCGTGCGGCTCCGGTGATGACTGCGACGCGACCGTCAAAGCGACCCATGGTGACTCCTCAAGACTTAGATCTGGACGGCCCGACCCTAAGCCATGCCTAGTAGCCCCAGGGTCGCGGCTCGTCCCAGGCCAGGACGTGGCCCCAGTGCTCGTTCTTCGCGAGCCTGACGAGCACGTCCTCATCCAAGCTGCGGGGATCGAAGGTGGAGAGCACAGCGCGCGGCAGCCCGTTGTCGCAGGTCTCGGTGTGGGCGATCAGAAGGCGGTCCTCGAGACCGTCGACGAGAGAGACACCGCCCCGGCTCCCCGGGACTCTCACCGTCCTGACCTGCCCCTTCGCGTTCTCGCGGGTGATGAAGGAGCCGCCGCACGGGCCGTTCCCCTCGTAGTAGGAGGTGCCGCCGACCTGACGGACGTCAGTGTCCTCCCAGCTCGGACCCCGGAATCCGGGCCTGTTGCTCCGTCGCATCCTGGCCATCGCCGTCACCGCGCCGTCCAGCCCGACGGTCACGAGCCGGGAGCCCTTGCGCGAGTAGCAGGACGCGAGCAGTGCGGTGTCGCTGTACCACCGCAGGGGTCGGCACTGCCCCGGCGTCGCGACCCGGTGAGGCGAGGCGCCGTCAAGCGGAAGCACGAGCAGGGCCCTCCCCTCGGCCACCACGGCGGACGTGCCGTCGGGGGTGGTGATCGCGCCACCCTGGCCCGCACGTCCGAGGGTGGTGCGGGTGCCGTCCCAGGCGATCGAGAGGATCCTGCCGCCCAGCGTCTGGGTCAGCACGCCGGAGCCGTCAGGACGCAGACCGGTGGCCATCTCGGCCTTCGGCAGGGCCAGCGTCCGGGTGGCGCCCGTCTCGAGATCCAGGTGGATCGCCTGCTTGCGCGCCAGACTGACGTAGCGCTTGAGCAGGGCCGTCCGGGCCGACGGGTCCCAGCCGATCAGGGTGAAGTTTCCCGGGTCGACGTTGTTCTTCGGCGCTTGCCTCGTCGTGCGGTGAAGCGGGTGCCGCACCCCGTCCGGCGAGATGAGCTCGAGGCTGCGCGCTCGCACGCTGAGCTCGGCGCCCTGCTCGACCCGGCCACGGATCACCGTCGCCAGCACCCAGCCGTCACCGACCTGGTCCCACGGGACTCCGCTGCGCCCAGCGGCGGTGGTCGCCGTGGCGGGCGCCAGCACGGCGAGGATCAACAAGGCCAGCAACGGCCCGAACAGCTTCGACATGTGGGGTCCCCCTCGATCGGTGTGTGTCATCGAAGACGTGCCGTCCCCGTGATCGGTTGCGTCCGCCCGCCGATCAGTTCAGTGCTGCCCTGAGGCGAGCCCCCACGTTGGCCATCTCACCCTCGGCATACTTCGTCCGCGGCCAGAAGAAGCCGCGCAGCCCGTCACCCTTGGTCCGCGGGACGACGTGGAGGTGCAGGTGTGGCACCGACTGGCTGACGGTGTTGTTGATCGCCACGAACGACCCCTGCGCACCGAGCGCATCCTTGACGGCCGTCGCGATCTCCTGCGCCGCTGCGAGGAAGCCGTCGCGCAGCGCGGCCGGCAGGTCGGGCAGCGTCTCGACGTGCTGGCGTGGGACCAGCAGCACGTGACCCTTGAACACCGGCCGCCGGTCGAGGAAGGCCACGAAGTCGTCACGCTCGAGCACCAGCTCTCCCGCCACCTCGCCGGAGACGATGCCGCAGAAGACGCAGTCAGCCATGTCGCGGAGGCTAGCCGCTGGCTAGTCTCGAGGCGATGCAGACCTTCCTGCCGTATGCCGACTTCGAGCGCTCCGCGCGCTCGCTGGACCCCAAGCGGCTGGGCAAGCAGCGCGTCGAGGCGATTCAGGTGGTCCGTGCGGTCACGGTGCCCGACTACGGCTGGCGCCACCACCCGGCGGCGCTGATGTGGAAGGGCCACGAAGAGGCCCTCGGCCGCTACGGCCTCGTCTGCTGCGAGGTCTGGACCGAGCTGGGCTTCGCAGACACGTGCGCGGCGACGATCGCCACCGACCTGCGCACGGCCGGCGTGGAGACCATCCGCACACAGGCCGAGCTGACCGAGGTAGGTGCGCTCCCCCCTTGGCTCGGCGACGAGGCGTTGCACCTCAGCCACCGCTCGGCACTGGTCCGCAAGGACCCCGACTTCTACAGCAGCCGTTTCCCCGATGCCCCCGACGACCTGCCCTACGTCTGGCCCGTGCGCTCCGAGGCGACTCTCGAGGCCGAGCGTCGTCGGGAGGCAAGAAGCGACCGGGAGACCCGGCGGCCGGGTTGAGGACGCTGTGACCGGCACAGCCCGCCTGAGGTCGCCTGGGGCCCGGACGGCGACCCGCTGGCCCTTGCGACCGTGGACTTCGGCAAGATCCCCGACGAGATCTGGGCGGTCGGCGAGGACGGCGGGGGCGGATCCGGTCAGAGCTGGGACAGGGGTTCCACGACGTGCTCGCCGAGGGACCTGACGAAGGCGACGGGGTCGCCGCCCAGAGGCATCACGTGCACCTCGTCGACACCGACGTCGGCCAGGGCTCGCATCTCCTCGACGAAGGCGGCGCCTCCGGCCGGGTCCTGTGCGACGGCACCGTTGTAGAGCACCGTCCT comes from Nocardioides piscis and encodes:
- a CDS encoding HIT family protein: MADCVFCGIVSGEVAGELVLERDDFVAFLDRRPVFKGHVLLVPRQHVETLPDLPAALRDGFLAAAQEIATAVKDALGAQGSFVAINNTVSQSVPHLHLHVVPRTKGDGLRGFFWPRTKYAEGEMANVGARLRAALN
- a CDS encoding SDR family NAD(P)-dependent oxidoreductase — its product is MGRFDGRVAVITGAARGIGFGTAQRFASEGASVAILDLDESAASEAAERLELADGAKAIGVGCDVSNSTAAGEAVERVVSELGGIHILVNNAGITRDNLLFKMTEDDWDLVMNVHLKGAFNMTKAAQKHFVEQKYGKILNLSSVNALGARGQANYSAAKMGIQGFTRTLGIELGPYGINANAVAPGFIATEMTDATAARLKIDVDDFRKMNADANPVRRVGYPEDIAAAAAFLCSDEASYITGQTLYVDGGAKLG
- a CDS encoding MSMEG_6728 family protein — translated: MQTFLPYADFERSARSLDPKRLGKQRVEAIQVVRAVTVPDYGWRHHPAALMWKGHEEALGRYGLVCCEVWTELGFADTCAATIATDLRTAGVETIRTQAELTEVGALPPWLGDEALHLSHRSALVRKDPDFYSSRFPDAPDDLPYVWPVRSEATLEAERRREARSDRETRRPG